From a region of the Ardenticatena maritima genome:
- a CDS encoding GPW/gp25 family protein has product MNTAKLFGKGISFPPRIGEDGRMVWSEGPQNIRENIQVILLTDLRERLMRPGFGGGLRTFLFQPNITSTHRLIEERVRQALARWEPRIRVEQVLVQEDENDPQTAIVTIEYSLVATQARDRATVGLHLG; this is encoded by the coding sequence ATGAACACCGCCAAACTTTTCGGAAAAGGCATCAGTTTTCCCCCACGCATTGGGGAAGACGGGCGCATGGTCTGGTCCGAAGGTCCTCAAAACATCCGCGAAAACATTCAAGTCATCCTGCTCACCGACTTGCGCGAACGGCTTATGCGTCCCGGTTTTGGCGGCGGACTGCGCACATTCCTGTTTCAGCCCAACATTACCAGCACCCACCGCCTCATCGAAGAACGTGTGCGCCAGGCGCTGGCACGCTGGGAGCCGCGCATCCGCGTTGAGCAAGTGCTGGTACAAGAAGATGAAAACGACCCGCAAACCGCCATCGTCACGATCGAGTACAGCCTGGTGGCAACCCAGGCACGCGACCGCGCGACGGTTGGTCTGCATCTGGGATAA
- a CDS encoding phage baseplate assembly protein V, translating into MGTFWTPNTDTDPRLPAGLGGRFYGIYPAEVVDIADPNGQGRVRVRLPWAGTPGDTAYEAWARLATLMGGNNRGTWFIPDVGDEVVVCFEAGDPARPYVVGALWNGQDAPPESMDGVGENNIKTIHSRNGVRIRIDDSSGQESITIDTPGGQKIVLQDGPGSITMSDSNGNSITMDAGGITISASAKITLQAATIDISSSMINASVPFSDFSGVLKSSTLITNSVVSSSYTPGAGNIW; encoded by the coding sequence ATGGGCACTTTCTGGACCCCCAACACCGATACCGACCCACGCCTGCCCGCCGGCTTGGGCGGGCGCTTCTACGGCATCTACCCCGCCGAGGTGGTAGACATCGCCGACCCCAACGGGCAAGGGCGCGTGCGCGTGCGCCTGCCCTGGGCAGGCACCCCCGGCGACACCGCCTACGAAGCATGGGCGCGGCTGGCAACACTCATGGGCGGCAACAACCGCGGCACCTGGTTCATCCCCGACGTGGGCGATGAAGTCGTGGTCTGTTTCGAGGCGGGCGACCCTGCACGCCCCTACGTTGTCGGCGCACTCTGGAACGGTCAAGACGCCCCACCCGAAAGCATGGATGGCGTCGGCGAAAACAACATCAAAACCATCCATTCGCGCAACGGCGTGCGCATCCGCATTGACGATAGCAGTGGGCAAGAATCCATCACCATTGACACGCCCGGCGGGCAAAAAATCGTTCTGCAAGACGGACCTGGCAGTATCACGATGAGCGACAGCAACGGCAACAGCATCACCATGGACGCGGGCGGTATCACCATCAGCGCCAGCGCCAAAATCACCCTGCAAGCCGCCACCATTGACATCAGCAGCAGCATGATCAATGCCAGCGTTCCTTTTTCCGATTTCAGCGGCGTGCTCAAATCGAGCACGCTCATCACCAACAGCGTTGTGAGCAGTAGTTATACGCCCGGCGCAGGCAACATCTGGTAG
- a CDS encoding phage late control D family protein — MTTRPPPTNLLYAARPTIFIDERENPALSAGLLTMRIEENEEGLAHCELTFGNWGTTGGEVGFLYFDRALLDFGRTISITAGDGDAQAEIFRGRISALEGRFPQQRPPELTIFAEDALQALRMTRRTRVFEEMSDGEIVKRIAGEHSLQHNVSLSGPTHSAIAQLNQSDLAFLRERVRAVGGVLWVEDQTLFAAPLAERDAGTVELTYGQRLLEFTALADLAHQRTAVHVHGWDEQAKTSISATGRTTALSADLSGKTGGFDLLEEAFGAREEHLVHHAAATQAAVDALADAAAVRTARRFVRGRGVCEGDGRIRVGAHLKLNEIGAMFEGVYDVVEVRHTFDGVEGYRTAFVVERPAIGA; from the coding sequence ATGACCACACGACCACCACCCACCAATTTGCTCTACGCGGCGCGCCCCACCATCTTCATTGACGAGCGCGAAAATCCGGCGCTGTCAGCCGGTTTGCTTACCATGCGCATCGAAGAAAACGAGGAAGGGCTGGCGCATTGCGAACTCACCTTTGGCAACTGGGGCACCACCGGCGGCGAGGTCGGGTTTCTCTACTTCGACCGCGCTCTGCTCGATTTTGGGCGCACCATCAGCATCACTGCCGGCGACGGCGACGCCCAAGCCGAGATTTTTCGGGGACGCATCAGCGCGCTGGAAGGGCGTTTCCCGCAACAGCGCCCCCCCGAACTGACCATCTTTGCCGAAGACGCCTTGCAAGCCTTGCGCATGACACGCCGCACACGTGTCTTTGAAGAGATGAGCGACGGCGAGATTGTGAAACGCATCGCCGGAGAGCACAGCCTGCAACACAACGTTTCGCTGAGCGGTCCCACCCACAGCGCCATCGCGCAACTCAACCAAAGCGATCTCGCCTTCCTGCGCGAACGTGTCCGCGCCGTAGGCGGCGTCCTCTGGGTTGAAGACCAGACGCTTTTTGCCGCCCCGCTCGCCGAACGGGACGCCGGCACCGTCGAACTCACGTATGGGCAACGCCTGCTCGAATTCACCGCCCTTGCCGACCTGGCGCACCAGCGCACCGCCGTTCACGTCCACGGCTGGGACGAACAAGCCAAAACCAGCATCAGCGCCACGGGGCGCACCACCGCCCTCTCGGCAGACCTCAGCGGCAAAACCGGCGGGTTCGACCTGCTGGAAGAAGCCTTCGGCGCACGCGAAGAGCATCTCGTCCACCACGCCGCCGCCACGCAAGCCGCTGTGGACGCGCTCGCCGACGCCGCCGCCGTGCGCACCGCACGCCGCTTTGTGCGCGGGCGCGGGGTGTGCGAGGGCGACGGGCGCATCCGTGTGGGGGCGCATCTGAAACTTAACGAAATCGGCGCCATGTTCGAGGGCGTGTACGACGTGGTGGAAGTCCGTCATACGTTTGACGGTGTGGAAGGCTACCGTACCGCTTTTGTGGTTGAACGTCCCGCGATTGGAGCATAA
- a CDS encoding CIS tube protein produces MPAPPNITKAELREIEWDSDRNPSEINKEKTVKVQFNPETLRVTFSAQRSGGDQSGGASSQFLGTGTTKLSLDLWFDVTVPTPEGTKDPAAPADDVRRITQRVAYFITPQKNGDQWVPPGVRFVWGTFIFDGIMESLNEELDFFSEEGKPLRAKMSITIGRQDVYFEFAPADESAPGTTPQTPAKSGDSIQQMAANAGKPGDWKNIASANGIENPRQVQPGQFVNLNAKTKGNRT; encoded by the coding sequence ATGCCAGCCCCACCCAACATTACCAAAGCCGAGTTGCGCGAAATCGAATGGGATAGCGACCGCAATCCCAGCGAAATCAACAAAGAGAAGACCGTCAAGGTACAGTTCAACCCCGAAACCTTGCGCGTGACGTTTTCCGCCCAACGCTCCGGGGGCGACCAGAGCGGTGGGGCTTCATCGCAGTTCCTGGGCACCGGCACCACCAAACTTTCGCTCGACCTCTGGTTCGACGTGACAGTGCCCACGCCCGAAGGCACAAAAGACCCCGCCGCCCCCGCGGATGACGTGCGCCGCATCACCCAGCGCGTGGCGTACTTCATCACGCCGCAAAAAAACGGCGACCAGTGGGTGCCCCCCGGTGTGCGTTTTGTCTGGGGAACGTTCATTTTCGACGGCATCATGGAATCGCTCAACGAGGAACTCGATTTCTTCTCCGAAGAAGGCAAGCCGTTGCGCGCCAAGATGAGCATCACGATTGGGCGCCAGGACGTTTATTTTGAATTCGCCCCCGCCGATGAAAGCGCCCCCGGCACGACGCCCCAAACGCCCGCCAAGTCGGGGGATTCCATCCAGCAGATGGCGGCGAACGCCGGCAAACCCGGCGACTGGAAAAACATCGCCAGCGCCAATGGCATCGAAAACCCGCGCCAGGTGCAACCGGGGCAATTCGTAAATTTGAACGCCAAAACCAAAGGCAACCGCACATAA